One Solea senegalensis isolate Sse05_10M linkage group LG3, IFAPA_SoseM_1, whole genome shotgun sequence genomic window carries:
- the golt1ba gene encoding golgi transport 1Ba isoform X2 produces MISLTDSQKIGMGLTGFGVFFLFFGMILFFDKALLAIGNILFVAGLAFVIGLERTFRFFFQKHKMKATGFFLGGVFVVLIGWPIIGVVLEVYGFFLLFRGFFPVVIGFIRRIPVLGSILNLPFIRAPS; encoded by the exons ATGATTTCGCTAACGGACTCCCAAA AGATTGGAATGGGATTAACAGGCTTCGgcgtgtttttcctcttcttcggGATGATCCTGTTTTTTGACAAAGCACTGCTGGCTATTGGAAAT ATCCTGTTTGTTGCTGGACTTGCATTTGTCATCGGGCTGGAGAGGACCTTCCGTTTCTTCTTCCAGAAGCACAAGATGAAGGCCACCGGTTTCTTCCTGGGAGGCGTGTTCGTGGTACTGATCGGCTGGCCTATTATTGGAGTAGTCCTGGAGGTTTATGGCTTTTTTCTGTTGTTCAG GGGTTTCTTCCCAGTTGTCATAGGCTTCATCAGAAGAATACCTGTCCTCGGCTCGATCTTAAACCTGCCGTTCATCAGAGCA cctTCGTAA
- the golt1ba gene encoding golgi transport 1Ba isoform X1, whose protein sequence is MISLTDSQKIGMGLTGFGVFFLFFGMILFFDKALLAIGNILFVAGLAFVIGLERTFRFFFQKHKMKATGFFLGGVFVVLIGWPIIGVVLEVYGFFLLFRGFFPVVIGFIRRIPVLGSILNLPFIRAYVDKAGESNTMV, encoded by the exons ATGATTTCGCTAACGGACTCCCAAA AGATTGGAATGGGATTAACAGGCTTCGgcgtgtttttcctcttcttcggGATGATCCTGTTTTTTGACAAAGCACTGCTGGCTATTGGAAAT ATCCTGTTTGTTGCTGGACTTGCATTTGTCATCGGGCTGGAGAGGACCTTCCGTTTCTTCTTCCAGAAGCACAAGATGAAGGCCACCGGTTTCTTCCTGGGAGGCGTGTTCGTGGTACTGATCGGCTGGCCTATTATTGGAGTAGTCCTGGAGGTTTATGGCTTTTTTCTGTTGTTCAG GGGTTTCTTCCCAGTTGTCATAGGCTTCATCAGAAGAATACCTGTCCTCGGCTCGATCTTAAACCTGCCGTTCATCAGAGCA